A region from the Branchiostoma lanceolatum isolate klBraLanc5 chromosome 2, klBraLanc5.hap2, whole genome shotgun sequence genome encodes:
- the LOC136429034 gene encoding cytochrome c oxidase subunit 5B, mitochondrial-like isoform X2 produces the protein MSGVVTLFSSLCSKMASRLLCRQIFSSVRRAVVPPAATGVRHMAVGGVPTDEEQATGLEKRELDAKKAGIADPFSMEINTTPPGTRDSPCQVPSIYERRLVGCVCEEDATYLTLLFVCR, from the exons ATGTCGGGAGTTGTGACCTTGTTCAGTTCTCTCTGCTCCAAGATGGCCTCAAGGTTGCTTTGTCGTCAGATTTTCTCTTCTGTCCGCCGTGCGGTGGTCCCTCCAGCCGCCACCGGCGTCAGGCACATGGCAGTCGGAG GTGTCCCCACAGATGAAGAACAGGCCACTGGTCTAGAGAAGAGAGAGTTGGATGCAAAGAAAGCTGGCATTGCG GACCCCTTTAGTATGGAAATCAACACAACCCCTCCCGGCACAAGAGACAGCCCGTGCCAGGTGCCCTCCATTTACGAGCGCCGCCTCGTCGGCTGTGTCT GTGAAGAAGACGCCACATATTTAACCCTGTTGTTTGTGTGCAGGTGA
- the LOC136429034 gene encoding cytochrome c oxidase subunit 5B, mitochondrial-like isoform X1 produces the protein MSGVVTLFSSLCSKMASRLLCRQIFSSVRRAVVPPAATGVRHMAVGGVPTDEEQATGLEKRELDAKKAGIADPFSMEINTTPPGTRDSPCQVPSIYERRLVGCVCEEDATYIQWMWLEKGDAQRCECGHWFQLQGVTPPGAAEAH, from the exons ATGTCGGGAGTTGTGACCTTGTTCAGTTCTCTCTGCTCCAAGATGGCCTCAAGGTTGCTTTGTCGTCAGATTTTCTCTTCTGTCCGCCGTGCGGTGGTCCCTCCAGCCGCCACCGGCGTCAGGCACATGGCAGTCGGAG GTGTCCCCACAGATGAAGAACAGGCCACTGGTCTAGAGAAGAGAGAGTTGGATGCAAAGAAAGCTGGCATTGCG GACCCCTTTAGTATGGAAATCAACACAACCCCTCCCGGCACAAGAGACAGCCCGTGCCAGGTGCCCTCCATTTACGAGCGCCGCCTCGTCGGCTGTGTCT GTGAAGAAGACGCCACATACATCCAGTGGATGTGGCTGGAGAAGGGCGACGCCCAGCGCTGTGAATGCGGACACTGGTTTCAG CTGCAGGGCGTGACCCCACCAGGTGCTGCCGAGGCCcactga